In one Chroicocephalus ridibundus chromosome Z, bChrRid1.1, whole genome shotgun sequence genomic region, the following are encoded:
- the MARVELD2 gene encoding MARVEL domain-containing protein 2 — MSRSAGSEGGRPRGVSAGSPLARDAEPGAADPSPPPLPLQPPFGPGSYPGEGRPAELKPVRRFIPDSWKNFFKGRRRNGSSWDSTASDIRYISDGVECSPPSSPAPRQPQPRSVPGSYKDPYGGSGGSYNSRKEAEAMLPEDPFGSLEHRAATGQTYSERVEAYNQRYAYMKSWAGLLRILCVVELLLGAAVFACVTAYVHKDNEWYNMFGYSQPYGYGAGGAYGGYSYSGPKTPFILVVAGMAWIVTIVLLVLGMSMYYRTILLDSNWWPLTEFGINVALFFLYMSAAIVYVNDTNRGGLCYYQLFKTPINASFCRVEGGQTAAIIFLFVTVIIYLISAVVSLKLWRHEGARRHRELMEQEMKTQSSLPEKKYESDDRPREEVTYRQLKSVERKPELLNGHIPAGHIPKPIVMPDYLAKYPAIQTNEMRDRYKAVFNDQFAEYKELSVEVHAVLKKFDELDALMRQLPHHPESIYEQERISKVLQEYKKKKNDPAFLEKKERCEYLKNKLSHIKQRIQDYDKVMNWNVET; from the exons ATGTCGCGGAGCGCCGGCTCGGagggcgggcggccccgcggggtCAGTGCCGGCTCCCCGCTCGCCCGGGACGCGGAGCCGGGGGCCGCTGACCCCtcgccgcccccgctccccctgcagccccccttcGGCCCCGGCTCCTACCCCGGGGAGGGCCGCCCGGCCGAGCTCAAGCCGGTCCGGCGGTTCATCCCGGACTCGTGGAAGAACTTCTTCAAAGGGAGGCGCCGCAACGGCTCCAGCTGGGACAGCACGGCCTCCGACATCAGGTACATCTCCGACGGGGTCGAGTGCTCGccgccctcctccccggcccctcggcagccccagccccgctccgtgcccggCTCCTACAAGGATCCATACGGAGGGTCGGGCGGGAGCTACAACTCGCGGAAGGAGGCCGAAGCCATGCTGCCGGAGGACCCCTTTGGGTCGCTGGAGCACCGGGCAGCCACCGGCCAGACGTACAGCGAGCGTGTGGAGGCCTACAACCAGCGGTACGCCTACATGAAGTCCTGGGCCGGGTTGCTGAGGATCCTCTGcgtggtggagctgctgctgggcgctgccGTCTTCGCCTGCGTCACGGCCTACGTCCACAAGGACAACGAGTGGTACAACATGTTTGGGTACTCGCAGCCCTACGGCTACGGGGCCGGTGGCGCCTATGGTGGCTACTCCTACAGCGGGCCCAAAACACCTTTCATCCTGGTGGTGGCGGGAATGGCGTGGATCGTCACGAtagtgctgctggtgctgggcatgTCGATGTACTACCGGACCATCCTCCTCGACTCCAACTGGTGGCCCCTGACTGAGTTCGGAATTAACGTGGCCTTGTTCTTTCTGTATATGTCGGCTGCCATAGTATACGTAAACGATACCAACCGAGGAGGGCTCTGCTACTACCAGCTGTTTAAGACACCGATAAATGCATCTTTTTGCCGTGTAGAGggaggtcagacagcagcaatCATCTTCTTGTTTGTCACGGTGATCATCTATCTAATTAGCGCAGTGGTTTCTCTAAAGTTATGGAGGCATGAAGGAGCCAGGAGGCACCGGGAATTAATGGAGCAGGAG atgaaaaCACAGTCCTCTCTTCCAGAAAAGAAG tatgAAAGTGATGACAGACCAAGAGAAGAGGTCACTTATAGGCAACTTAAATCAgtggaaagaaaaccagaactACTTAATGGTCATATACCTGCAGGCCACATTCCTAAACCTATAGTGATGCCAGACTACTTAGC gaaataccCAGCAATTCAAACAAATGAAATGCGAGACCGGTATAAAGCAGTATTTAATGATCAGTTTGCTGAGTACAAAGAACTGTCTGTGGAAGTTCATGCTGTATTAAAAAAGTTTGATGAGCTGGATGCATTGATGAGACAGCTTCCTCACCATCCCGAAAGCATATAT GAACAGGAAAGAATATCAAAAGTTCTGCAAGAatacaagaagaagaaaaat GATCCTGCatttctggagaaaaaggagCGTTGTGAATACCTGAAGAATAAGCTTTCTCACATAAAACAACGAATTCAGGACTATGATAAAGTTATGAATTGGAATGTAGAAACTTAG